Genomic segment of Candidatus Neomarinimicrobiota bacterium:
CTATATGATCTGCCCGGTAAAGGGAAGCCCGTTAGAAAGCATTAGCTGTCGATTCGGGCGCAGCCCCGCTACTGTATGTGGTTTTAATTCGCAAGATGCCACTGTTCTAAAAGTTAGAATGGGAAGGCGCGAAAGAAAGTTTCAGCCACGAGTCAGGAAACCTTTCCGGTCGGACAATCGCTTAAACCTTCGAGGGGAAGGTGAGGAGTATGAAAAGAGATCGGTTTTTACCTTACCCCGGCAACATCGCCGGGGATATTCGTAACTGCCTATTTTACACTGCCAAAACTTTTGGCGGTTTCTCAAAGCAGCTGTCTGCCCTATCTACCGAATCAATATGCGATTGCCGTAATCAATCAGAAAGCGGGCAAAACGACTAAATGCACCGGAGGTAATCGGAAAATGAAATCAATTATACGCTCAATTTTTGCTGTTTTTCTTATCACAGCCACAACGCTCGCTCAGACCGCTGTCGATGAAGAAAAAAACATAATTTACTTTTCCCCCGTGGTAGTAACCGCGAATCGGATTGAAGTTCCATTAGACAGGGTATCAAGTTCGGTTACTTTGATTACAGCAGACGCTATTGAGAAACAACAGGTAAGCGATGTTTCCGAACTTCTTCGGAATGTTTCCGGCGTTGATATAGTGCGAACAGGCTCTTCCGGGAAACTCACATCATTATTTATGAGAGGAACAGACAGTAAACACACTCTTGTAATGCTCGACGGCGTTAAGTTGAATGACCCTTTAAACGGCGGCTTCGATTATACGAACCTCAGCACAGATAACATTAAAAACATCGAAATCGTTAGAGGCGGGCAGAGTACACTTTACGGTTCCGAAGCAATCGGCGGAATAATCAACATCACCACAAAAAAGGGCTTCAATGACTTCAAGCTCTCGGCGAGTGTAGAAAGCGGATCATTCGGCACGTTAAAAGAATGGGGAAATATCTCCGGAAGTACCAACTTACTAAATTATTCTCTCTCATTTTCTCGCCTCGACACAGACGGCTTGTTCGAAAACGATGACTTCTCCCGCTCAACATTCTCCGCCAACATTGCTACAGAATTCAACTCTGCTACCAAACTCACGTTTACCGGCAGAATATCTGATTCTGACGGAGGAACTCCGGGGCAACGCTTTCTTACTTTCGATCCAAACGCCAGAACTGCAAACAGAGTAAAAGCCGGCTCGGTATTGTTTAATCAGAAAGTTTCCTCCAAATGGCATCACAAGTTAATTATCTCCCGTTCTGAAGGAGATATTGATTTTGACAATTCGGTCGTTGAAGGTGATTTAAATCCGTTTGGAGCGGATTCCTCCGAATTGACATCATCTATCAGCTCAATTGATTGGCAGAATGATTATCATATAAACCCTTATTTAGTTATCACATCAGGAGTGGAATGGGAAGAACGAAAAGGAAAAAGAGAATCAGCTTTTACCAATTTTGATAATCTGACGAACACACGTTCTATTTATTTATTGAACCATATTAGATTTAACGATGATTTCACAGTTTCAATCGGTGTCAGGTCCGATGACCACAGCACATTTGGAAGTAACACTAATTACCGTCTTAC
This window contains:
- a CDS encoding TonB-dependent receptor, which gives rise to MKSIIRSIFAVFLITATTLAQTAVDEEKNIIYFSPVVVTANRIEVPLDRVSSSVTLITADAIEKQQVSDVSELLRNVSGVDIVRTGSSGKLTSLFMRGTDSKHTLVMLDGVKLNDPLNGGFDYTNLSTDNIKNIEIVRGGQSTLYGSEAIGGIINITTKKGFNDFKLSASVESGSFGTLKEWGNISGSTNLLNYSLSFSRLDTDGLFENDDFSRSTFSANIATEFNSATKLTFTGRISDSDGGTPGQRFLTFDPNARTANRVKAGSVLFNQKVSSKWHHKLIISRSEGDIDFDNSVVEGDLNPFGADSSELTSSISSIDWQNDYHINPYLVITSGVEWEERKGKRESAFTNFDNLTNTRSIYLLNHIRFNDDFTVSIGVRSDDHSTFGSNTNYRLTSSYILSNSPGNETKLRGSIGTGFRAPSINELFWPSTIFEGTEYFVGNVNLQPEESTGFDIAVEQSFIQNKFFLSLDYFENTFTSLISFGAMGYENIEEAASQGLEFRTRANLNNQLTASGNYTYLKTEDKSTGDPLLRRPKHSGGLNFSYSHKSSLQLNLGVTFVGERFDSDFSSFPAVYEFIPSHKTFRIASSYKLSENVRLNFKIENLLDEEYSEVAGYPSPGRAVYGGITLNL